In one Chelmon rostratus isolate fCheRos1 chromosome 7, fCheRos1.pri, whole genome shotgun sequence genomic region, the following are encoded:
- the LOC121609238 gene encoding extracellular calcium-sensing receptor-like, producing MVIVTSPPPFAAKVCKLLNSFQPAFVAKGDFVIGGTFPIHYNQEMPDLNNTYRPMPVKCNGFDPRAFRWAQTMRLAVEEINQSTELLPNYTLGYKIFDSCAYPLTGKRAALAVLNGLIEDDSLMCSGASPLLAVIGESGSALSIVLSRILQPFRIPMISYFSSCSCLSDRRKYPTFFRVIPNDDYQVKAIAQLLVRFNWTWVGLVRGDREYGRSAVEGLLRELQGTKVCVAYQEIIPLLYSRQKAMEIIQVMRSSLAKVVVVFSAEGEMIPFLRDYMMQNITGIQWVASEAWVTATFFTGSEYYPYMGGTIGFGIRRGHISRLSDYLQTVNPQMYPNNVLLPPCSGQESLLEQHSAYMNTSSPRAAYNVYKAVYAIAHSLHNLLLCQPGSGPFQSNSCAQSNNIEPWQLQYYLQEVTFNIAGEEVNFDLRGDSIPYYDIINWQRGTGGKTEFVIVGLFDGAKPVGDELVIQEDRIIWVPMSVCSASCLPGSRKAARRGEPVCCFDCVPCESGKISNQTNSIECTFCPEDFWSNKDRTACIPKKVEFLAYDSLGIALTVTSVVGACLTLAVFAVFFYHRSTAIVRVNNSELSFFILFALTLCFLCSLVFIGEPTFWSCMLRHTAFSITFSLCLSCILGKTLVVLAAFTATRPGDNMMKWLGPRQQRVIIFSCTLVQVVICAAWLIDAPPFPSRNTQYERSKIILECSVGSSLAFWCVLGYIGLQACLCFALAFLARKLPGNFNEAKFITFSMLIFCAVLLAFIPAYISSPGNYADAVESFAILASSFGLLFCLFAPKCYIILLKPEKNTKQHLMGKEKK from the exons ATggtcat CGTCACCTCTCCACCCCCATTTGCAGCCAAGGTGTGTAAGCTTCTAAACAGCTTTCAGCCAGCCTTTGTGGCCAAGGGTGACTTTGTTATTGGGGGGACCTTCCCTATTCACTATAACCAGGAGATGCCAGACCTCAACAACACCTACAGACCAATGCCTGTGAAGTGTAATGG CTTTGATCCCCGGGCTTTCCGCTGGGCTCAGACTATGAGGCTGGCAGTGGAGGAGATAAACCAGAGTACAGAGCTTTTACCCAATTACACCCTTGGATACAAAATCTTTGATTCATGTGCATATCCACTGACTGGCAAGAGGGCTGCTCTGGCTGTACTGAACGGGCTGATTGAGGACGACTCTCTGATGTGCAGCGGTGCCTCTCCGCTCCTCGCTGTGATTGGGGAATCTGGTTCTGCTCTGTCTATTGTGTTGTCAAGAATCCTGCAGCCGTTCAGAATACCGATG ATCAGCTACTTTTCTTCATGTTCGTGTCTCTCTGACAGAAGAAAATATCCTACCTTCTTCAGGGTAATCCCAAATGATGACTATCAG GTGAAGGCCATTGCTCAGCTGCTGGTGCGCTTCAACTGGACCTGGGTGGGGCTGGTGCGAGGGGACCGTGAATATGGCCGCTCTGCTGTGGAAGGTTTACTGAGAGAATTACAGGGTACCAAAGTTTGTGTTGCATACCAAGAAATTATCCCTCTACTCTACAGTCGCCAGAAGGCGATGGAGATCATCCAGGTGATGCGTAGCTCTTTGGCCAAAGTGGTTGTGGTATTTTCAGCTGAGGGGGAGATGATACCTTTCTTGAGAGACTACATGATGCAGAACATCACTGGAATCCAATGGGTGGCCAGTGAGGCCTGGGTCACAGCAACTTTCTTCACAGGGAGCGAGTATTACCCTTACATGGGGGGCACCATAGGGTTTGGCATCAGAAGAGGACATATATCCAGACTCAGTGACTACCTGCAGACGGTAAACCCTCAGATGTATCCCAATAATGTTTTG TTGCCTCCCTGCTCGGGGCAGGAGTCCCTTTTGGAGCAACATTCAGCCTACATGAACACATCCAGCCCCAGAGCGGCATATAACGTCTATAAGGCTGTATACGCGATTGCTCATTCCCTCCACAACCTTCTTCTCTGTCAACCAGGCAGTGGGCCTTTCCAAAGCAACTCATGTGCTCAAAGCAACAATATAGAGCCCTGGCAG CTCCAATACTACCTACAGGAAGTTACTTTTAACATTGCCGGAGAGGaggtgaactttgacctgagGGGCGACTCAATACCATATTATGATATCATCAACTGGCAAAGAGGCACAGGTGGAAAAACTGAGTTTGTCATCGTGGGGTTGTTCGACGGGGCCAAGCCTGTCGGCGACGAGCTGGTGATCCAGGAGGACAGAATAATATGG GTGCCGATGTCTGTATGCAGCGCCAGCTGTCTTCCAGGGTCTCGGAAGGCTGCCCGTCGTGGGGAACCTGTTTGCTGCTTTGACTGTGTGCCATGTGAAAGTGGCAAAATTAGCAATCAGACAA ATTCAATAGAGTGCACATTCTGTCCTGAGGACTTCTGGTCAAACAAGGACAGAACAGCCTGCATCCCCAAGAAGGTGGAGTTCTTGGCCTATGATTCCTTGGGTATAGCCCTGACAGTGACCTCTGTGGTGGGTGCCTGCCTCACTCTAGCTGTCTTTGCAGTCTTTTTCTATCATAGAAGCACAGCCATCGTCCGCGTGAATAACTCTGAACTCAGCTTCTTCATCCTGTTCGcactgactctgtgtttcctgtgttcgCTGGTGTTCATTGGAGAGCCAACATTTTGGTCCTGCATGCTGCGCCACACTGCCTTTAGcatcacattttcattgtgCCTCTCTTGTATCTTGGGGAAGACTCTAGTTGTTTTGGCAGCCTTCACTGCCACCCGGCCAGGGGACAACATGATGAAATGGCTGGGGCCCAGGCAGCAGAGGGTCATCATCTTCAGTTGCACTCTGGTTCAGGTGGTTATCTGCGCTGCCTGGCTCATTGATGCCCCCCCTTTTCCATCACGAAATACACAGTATGAACGCTCAAAGATCATACTGGAGTGTAGTGTGGGCTCTAGCCTGGCATTCTGGTGTGTTCTGGGATATATTGGTCTTCAGGCCTGTCTGTGCTTTGCTCTGGCCTTTTTGGCTCGTAAGTTGCCGGGAAACTTCAATGAAGCAAAGTTCATCACTTTTAGCATgctgatcttctgtgctgtatTGCTGGCATTTATCCCTGCTTATATCAGCTCTCCTGGAAATTATGCAGATGCTGTGGAGTCATTTGCCATTCTGGCGTCCAGCTTTGGCTTGTTGTTCTGCCTGTTTGCTCCAAAGTGTTACATAATTTTACTGAAGCCAGAAAAGAATACAAAGCAGCACCTgatgggaaaagaaaagaaatag
- the LOC121608851 gene encoding extracellular calcium-sensing receptor-like, protein MMTMVFAVEEINSNSSLLPGVKLGYRIVDSCDHVHTSLHALLSLVSHSKAANVTEERMEKGTQCETLPSCLAGSPVSAVIGLASSSPTRAAAHTLGPFDLPLVSYFATCTCLTDKHMYPSFLRTVPSDLFQVRGLVQLVTFLGWLWVGTIGTTDDYSHYGIQEFSNQFRQRGGCLAFHLTIPQSPTAAEIQDMADRLQSSTAQVVVVFASQVQLLDLLSEVNGTLGFSFPGVRIPGLKEFLLNVRPSPRPGMEFVNMFWEELFGCRLKFKRAGSKENEVDTMNISPVCTGLEDLRYTDSSYTDVSQVRISYNVYKAVYTIAHALHTLLNCDSAAHSKGMCEKHKSFSSRQLLHHLKTVNFTNQFEEKVYFDSNGEPVPLYDIINWQKDSKGQIRFVKVGRYDGSAPLKQQLQMEKNTIVWTNGQSQVPVSQCTAPCPPGSRQARRPGEPHCCFDCLPCAEGEISNQSGSTECMKCPEYHWSDKDKVKCVAGVEEFLSFYDTMGIILVTLTLLGVVLTTIITSVFHRFRSTPIVKANNSEISFLLLLSLKLCFLCSLVFIGQPSVWSCRLRQVAFGISFVLCLSCLLVKTIVVLLAFRANVPGTRAPKLFGPSQQRTLILCTTAPQVCLCAGWLLGAPPFPFRNPNYQASTGKIVVECKEPWPPGFYLVLSYIGLLAFLCLLLAYLGRKLPDTFNEAKLITFSMLIFWAVWISFIPAYVSSPGKFTVAVEVFAILASSFGQLFCIFVPKCYIILLLPERNIKKGMIGKYPR, encoded by the exons ATGATGACCATGGTGTTTGCAGTGGAGGAAATTAACAGTAATTCAAGCCTGTTACCAGGTGTTAAACTAGGCTACAGGATTGTAGACAGCTGTGACCATGTCCACACCAGCCTGCATGCTCTTTTGTCTTTAGTCAGTCACTCCAAAGCT GCAAATGTAACAGAGGAGAGAATGGAAAAGGGCACACAATGTGAAACCTTGCCCTCATGTCTGGCTGGCTCTCCTGTGTCTGCTGTGATCGGTCTTGCATCATCTTCCCCTACaagagctgcagctcacactCTTGGGCCTTTCGACCTCCCACTG GTGAGTTATTTTGCCACTTGTACCTGTCTTACTGACAAGCATATGTACCCGTCATTCTTGCGGACTGTGCCGAGTGATCTCTTTCAAGTTCGAGGTCTTGTTCAGCTGGTCACCTTCTTAGGCTGGCTCTGGGTGGGCACAATAGGGACCACG GATGACTACAGTCATTATGGCATCCAAGAATTCTCTAATCAGTTCAGACAACGAGGTGGGTGTCTCGCATTTCATCTGACTATCCCCCAATcgccaacagcagctgagataCAAGATATGGCAGACAGGCTGCAGAGTTCAACTGCACAGGTAGTCGTGGTCTTTGCCTCACAGGTACAGCTGCTGGATCTGCTCTCAGAGGTCA ACGGCACACTGGGCTTCTCCTTCCCTGGAGTTAGGATCCCTGGCTTGAAAGAGTTCCTGCTGAATGTCCGCCCCTCTCCCAGACCTGGGATGGAATTTGTGAACATGTTCTGGGAAGAGCTGTTTGGCTGTCGGCTCAAGTTTAAAAGAGCTGGATCCAAAGAAAATGAAGTTGATACCATGaatatttct CCTGTTTGCACAGGTTTAGAGGATCTGAGATATACTGACAGCAGTTATACAGATGTGTCTCAGGTCAGAATATCCTATAATGTGTACAAAGCTGTATACACCATCGCCCATGCTCTGCACACGTTATTGAACTGTGattctgcagcacacagcaagGGAATGTGTGAGAaacataaatcattttcttcCAGGCAG TTGctgcatcatttaaaaacagtgaacTTTACCAACCAGTTTGAGGAGAAGGTATATTTTGACTCCAACGGAGAGCCGGTCCCTCTCTATGACATCATTAACTGGCAAAAGGACAGCAAGGGTCAAATTAG ATTTGTCAAAGTGGGACGCTATGATGGTTCAGCTCCCTTAAAACAACAGTTGCAGATGGAGAAGAACACCATTGTTTGGACAAATGGACAGTCACAG gtgCCTGTATCTCAGTGTACTGCTCCATGCCCCCCTGGCAGCAGGCAGGCCAGACGTCCTGGAGAGCCCCACTGTTGCTTTGATTGTTTGCCTTGTGCAGAAGGAGAGATCAGCAACCAGTCTG GTTCCACCGAGTGCATGAAATGTCCTGAGTACCACTGGTCAGACAAAGACAAGGTGAAATGTGTGGCTGGGGTAGAAGAATTCCTGTCTTTCTACGACACCATGGGCATCATTCTGGTCACGCTCACACTGCTGGGTGTCGTCCTGACAACCATCATCACTTCTGTCTTTCACCGTTTCCGTTCCACACCGATCGTCAAGGCCAACAACTCAGAAATAAGTTTCTTGCTTCTCCTGTCACTCAAACTTTGCTTCTTGTGTTCCCTGGTGTTCATTGGTCAGCCGTCTGTGTGGTCATGTAGGCTCCGCCAGGTAGCGTTTGGGATCAGctttgtcctctgtctgtcctgcctCCTCGTTAAGACCATTGTGGTTCTCTTGGCCTTCCGAGCTAACGTACCTGGTACCAGGGCTCCAAAGCTGTTTGGTCCCTCTCAACAAAGGACTCTGATCCTCTGCACCACAGCTCCTCAG gtttgtctctgtgctggCTGGCTTTTGGGTGCGCCCCCCTTCCCATTCAGGAACCCAAACTACCAAGCTTCCACTGGAAAA ATTGTGGTGGAGTGCAAGGAGCCATGGCCTCCTGGATTTTATCTGGTCCTGAGCTACATTGGCCTCCTggccttcctctgcctcctcctggcATACCTTGGACGCAAGCTTCCTGATACGTTCAACGAGGCGAAGCTcatcaccttcagcatgctgatCTTCTGGGCTGTGTGGATCTCTTTCATACCAGCTTATGTCAGCTCTCCTGGAAAgttcactgtggctgtggaaGTATTTGCCATATTAGCCTCCAGTTTTGGACAgttgttctgtatttttgtgCCTAAATGTTACATAATCTTACTGCTTCCCGAGAGAAACATTAAGAAAGGCATGATTGGAAAATATCCTCGATGA